One genomic region from Listeria monocytogenes encodes:
- the trmL gene encoding tRNA (uridine(34)/cytosine(34)/5-carboxymethylaminomethyluridine(34)-2'-O)-methyltransferase TrmL, which yields MPNHIVLYQPEIPANTGNISRTCAGTDTYLHLIRPLGFSTDDKMLKRAGLDYWDNVKLSYYDSLDEFFEKNEGGEFYYITKFGRHVYSDIDYSDTNKDYFFVFGKETTGLPDALLQENEENCLRIPMTDHIRSLNLSNTAAILAYEALRQQNFGALLQEPNYDRKIFQD from the coding sequence ATGCCAAACCATATCGTACTATACCAACCAGAAATACCAGCGAATACCGGAAATATCTCCAGAACATGTGCCGGGACAGATACTTACTTACATTTAATCCGTCCACTTGGTTTTTCAACAGACGATAAAATGTTAAAACGTGCTGGACTTGATTACTGGGATAACGTGAAACTTTCCTATTACGATTCTCTAGATGAATTCTTCGAGAAAAATGAAGGCGGAGAATTTTATTACATTACCAAATTTGGTCGTCATGTTTATAGCGATATCGATTATAGTGATACAAACAAAGATTATTTCTTCGTTTTTGGAAAAGAAACGACTGGATTGCCAGATGCGCTTTTACAAGAGAATGAAGAAAATTGTTTGCGTATTCCAATGACTGACCATATTCGTTCATTGAATTTATCTAATACAGCAGCAATTTTAGCTTATGAAGCGTTACGTCAGCAGAATTTTGGTGCACTTTTACAAGAACCGAATTACGATCGAAAAATTTTTCAAGACTAA
- a CDS encoding CynX/NimT family MFS transporter — MNSDLTNKKILTRSSKVMLVLGIILIAANLRTPITSVGPLLGMIQSDLHLTNTMAGLLTTIPLLAFAGLSPFVSKLSRALGIEVLIFVALLTLVVGSLLRPFGGEFNLFAGTFMIGLAIAVGNVILPSLIKKEFPFKLGLMTGVYSISMNLCAALAAGLTVPIAMNNRFSWHGSMVFWAILGVVALVIWIPQLKYNQRSTEKIATHLVTTSVWKSPLAWKISLFMGSQSAIFYISIAWLPNILADQGLSSTSIGLMLSLMQFAVMPITFIIPIIAGRMKNQQVLVGISILFFLIGIFGIMFASGSILILSIAIIIYGIGSGMSFSLSMMFFNLRTTSATESADLSGMAQSIGYLFAASGPILFGTLHDALGSWQPTLYVLVGITLIMLYCGLDAGRNKFLFSQKK; from the coding sequence ATGAATTCAGATTTAACCAATAAAAAAATCCTTACACGTTCGAGTAAGGTGATGCTAGTTTTAGGCATTATTTTGATTGCAGCGAACTTACGGACACCGATTACATCTGTTGGTCCGTTACTTGGAATGATCCAGTCAGATTTACACTTAACTAATACGATGGCTGGGTTACTTACAACGATTCCATTACTTGCATTTGCAGGTCTGTCACCATTTGTTTCTAAGCTAAGTCGTGCGCTTGGTATAGAAGTATTAATATTTGTAGCACTGTTAACGCTTGTAGTTGGTAGCTTACTACGACCGTTCGGCGGCGAATTTAATTTGTTTGCTGGAACGTTTATGATTGGTCTTGCTATTGCTGTCGGAAATGTTATTTTACCAAGTTTGATAAAAAAAGAATTTCCATTTAAATTGGGGCTAATGACCGGGGTTTATTCCATTTCGATGAATTTATGTGCGGCGCTTGCAGCTGGGCTAACGGTTCCAATTGCTATGAACAACCGCTTTAGTTGGCATGGAAGTATGGTTTTCTGGGCGATTCTTGGTGTCGTTGCTCTAGTCATTTGGATTCCACAACTAAAATATAATCAACGCTCGACGGAAAAAATTGCAACTCACTTGGTTACAACTTCGGTTTGGAAATCTCCGCTCGCATGGAAAATTTCTTTATTTATGGGTTCCCAGTCAGCAATATTTTATATTTCGATTGCTTGGTTACCAAATATTTTAGCAGATCAAGGATTATCTAGTACATCGATTGGTTTAATGCTTTCCTTGATGCAGTTTGCTGTAATGCCGATTACGTTTATTATTCCTATTATCGCTGGACGAATGAAAAATCAGCAAGTACTGGTTGGGATTTCTATTTTATTCTTTTTGATTGGGATTTTTGGCATTATGTTTGCTTCTGGTAGCATACTTATTTTATCCATCGCTATCATTATCTATGGAATTGGCTCGGGGATGTCATTTAGTTTGTCGATGATGTTCTTTAATTTGCGAACAACAAGCGCTACCGAATCAGCAGATCTATCTGGAATGGCGCAATCTATCGGGTACTTGTTCGCTGCTTCCGGTCCGATATTATTTGGTACCCTACATGATGCGCTTGGTAGCTGGCAACCAACCTTATATGTTTTAGTTGGTATCACTCTAATTATGCTATACTGCGGCCTAGATGCTGGACGCAATAAATTTCTCTTCTCTCAGAAAAAGTGA
- the fri gene encoding non-heme iron-binding ferritin Fri produces the protein MKTINSVDTKEFLNHQVANLNVFTVKIHQIHWYMRGHNFFTLHEKMDDLYSEFGEQMDEVAERLLAIGGSPFSTLKEFLENASVEEAPYTKPKTMDQLMEDLVGTLELLRDEYQQGIELTDKEGDNVTNDMLIAFKASIDKHIWMFKAFLGKAPLE, from the coding sequence ATGAAAACAATCAACTCAGTAGACACAAAGGAATTTTTGAATCACCAAGTAGCGAATTTAAACGTATTCACAGTAAAAATTCATCAAATTCATTGGTATATGAGAGGCCACAACTTCTTCACTTTACATGAAAAAATGGATGATTTATATAGCGAATTCGGCGAACAAATGGATGAAGTAGCAGAACGTTTACTAGCAATCGGCGGAAGCCCATTCTCGACTTTAAAAGAGTTTTTAGAAAATGCCAGCGTAGAAGAAGCGCCTTATACAAAACCAAAAACAATGGATCAATTAATGGAAGACTTAGTTGGAACATTAGAATTACTTAGAGACGAATATCAACAAGGTATTGAGCTTACTGACAAAGAAGGCGACAATGTAACAAACGATATGCTAATTGCTTTCAAAGCAAGCATTGACAAACATATCTGGATGTTCAAAGCATTCTTAGGAAAAGCTCCATTAGAATAG
- a CDS encoding low molecular weight protein-tyrosine-phosphatase translates to MVKVVFVCLGNICRSPMAEGLFRKEVANAGLTDEIKIDSAATGTWNLGKPPHRGTQEVLKKHGVDYQAMRARKISDADFKEADFIIGMDQQNLADLNALNNNPDVIIRSLMSFVSGQEDKDIPDPYYTGDFDETERMVTEGVKALLTYITKK, encoded by the coding sequence TTGGTAAAAGTAGTTTTTGTATGTTTAGGAAATATTTGTCGTTCCCCCATGGCTGAGGGGTTATTTCGAAAAGAAGTGGCTAATGCTGGGCTGACGGATGAAATAAAGATTGATTCTGCAGCAACTGGAACGTGGAATTTAGGTAAGCCTCCACATCGCGGGACGCAGGAAGTGTTGAAAAAGCATGGTGTTGATTACCAAGCAATGCGTGCTCGAAAAATTTCTGATGCTGATTTTAAAGAAGCAGATTTTATTATCGGGATGGATCAGCAAAATTTAGCTGATTTAAATGCCCTTAATAACAATCCAGATGTAATCATTCGTTCGCTGATGTCTTTTGTCTCAGGTCAAGAAGATAAAGATATCCCCGACCCTTATTATACTGGTGATTTTGATGAAACCGAGCGCATGGTAACTGAGGGAGTGAAAGCTCTTTTAACCTATATTACAAAAAAATAG
- a CDS encoding SMI1/KNR4 family protein has protein sequence MTIWVENENKGATEQTIHEKETEIGLILPTDYKQLLLKQNGGLIRKNHFPTSEPTSYGLDFGEIYYLGSLDELLTDIPEQKDVELAGKQVYFHRDESRYLGFSYIDNTSEPSIIYVDFETLQTLIVAETFATFIEELYFSPFPTDFAEQFPIKKLNQIFASSNVQKTKQLLELLEDYPDKKWYLETLLGLLEKQEIPYNLVVCSLFENQLLYFRRKLVPELVEQIFVRLKACDGINKVTVAELYKEWN, from the coding sequence ATGACGATTTGGGTGGAAAACGAAAATAAAGGCGCAACTGAACAAACTATACATGAAAAAGAAACTGAGATTGGCTTGATTTTGCCAACTGACTATAAACAATTGCTATTGAAGCAAAATGGTGGTTTGATTCGCAAAAATCATTTCCCGACTTCGGAACCTACTTCTTACGGGCTGGATTTTGGCGAGATCTATTATTTGGGAAGTTTGGATGAATTATTAACGGATATTCCAGAACAAAAAGATGTTGAGCTCGCAGGAAAGCAAGTTTACTTTCACCGGGATGAATCGCGTTATCTTGGTTTTTCTTATATAGATAATACGTCCGAACCCAGTATTATTTATGTTGATTTTGAAACGTTACAAACACTTATTGTTGCTGAAACGTTTGCTACATTTATAGAGGAATTGTACTTTAGTCCCTTTCCTACCGATTTCGCGGAACAATTTCCCATAAAAAAATTAAATCAAATTTTCGCTTCCAGCAATGTGCAAAAAACAAAACAGTTACTGGAACTATTAGAAGATTATCCAGATAAAAAGTGGTATTTAGAGACACTTTTAGGATTACTTGAAAAACAAGAAATCCCGTATAATTTAGTTGTCTGTAGTTTATTTGAAAATCAATTGCTTTATTTCCGAAGAAAACTCGTACCTGAGCTTGTGGAGCAAATTTTCGTCCGACTTAAAGCGTGTGATGGAATAAATAAAGTGACTGTGGCTGAATTATATAAAGAATGGAACTAA
- a CDS encoding DUF3006 domain-containing protein: protein MKKAILDRIEDGKAVFLLEPDQTEWQIDKEKLDSSIKEGDVVTISETNEIMKHPQETEEMKNRIAEKLERLRGRN from the coding sequence ATGAAAAAAGCAATTTTAGATCGGATAGAAGATGGCAAAGCAGTTTTTCTATTAGAACCAGACCAAACAGAATGGCAAATTGACAAAGAAAAGCTTGATTCATCCATAAAAGAAGGGGATGTCGTCACTATTTCAGAAACTAATGAAATAATGAAACATCCCCAAGAAACGGAAGAAATGAAAAATAGAATTGCAGAAAAGCTAGAAAGATTAAGAGGGAGAAACTGA
- a CDS encoding lmo0937 family membrane protein, which produces MLGIIWGIIVVLLAVWLLGIIFHIAGGLINILLVIVLILVIWNLIQMARNKRK; this is translated from the coding sequence ATGTTAGGAATTATTTGGGGAATAATCGTTGTTTTATTAGCAGTTTGGTTACTTGGAATTATTTTCCATATTGCGGGTGGATTAATTAATATCTTGCTAGTAATCGTTTTAATACTCGTTATTTGGAACTTAATTCAAATGGCTAGAAATAAACGTAAATAA
- the queG gene encoding tRNA epoxyqueuosine(34) reductase QueG, translating into MVVKQKADYAALKEELIAYAYEIGIQKIGFTTADPFLFLKERLLEAEALDLFTGFEHPVIEERVYPELIFKEPQSIIAIALAYPSKLKEAPVSKKGARRGVFARASWGIDYHTVLREKLALLETFLIERLPDVRMKSMVDTGELSDVAVAERAGIGWRGKNTLLITPEYGSWVYLGEMITNIPFEPDTPASDLCGSCNQCVKACPTGSLLGEGKMNPKICLSYLTQTKDFLDEKYREVLHNRLYGCDTCQVVCPYNRGHDFHFHEEMEPDPELVRPELKPLLHISNRAFKEQFGDMAGSWRGKKPIQRNAIIILARYKDKTAVPDLIDCLQNDPRPVIRGTAGWALRKIGGRDAEEAVERALQTEQDVQVLQELTVIPN; encoded by the coding sequence ATGGTAGTGAAGCAGAAAGCTGATTATGCAGCGTTAAAAGAAGAGCTCATTGCTTATGCATATGAAATTGGTATTCAAAAAATTGGTTTCACGACAGCGGACCCTTTTTTATTTTTAAAAGAACGATTATTAGAGGCGGAAGCGCTGGACCTTTTTACGGGATTTGAACATCCAGTAATTGAAGAGCGAGTTTATCCTGAACTTATCTTCAAAGAACCTCAGTCGATTATCGCCATTGCACTTGCTTATCCGTCTAAATTAAAAGAAGCACCTGTGAGTAAAAAAGGAGCTAGGCGAGGTGTGTTTGCCAGAGCTTCTTGGGGAATTGATTACCATACCGTTTTGCGAGAAAAATTAGCGCTACTCGAAACTTTTTTAATTGAGCGATTACCTGATGTACGAATGAAATCGATGGTGGATACAGGGGAATTATCGGATGTAGCTGTAGCAGAACGAGCGGGAATAGGCTGGCGGGGGAAAAATACCTTGCTAATAACGCCTGAATACGGCTCGTGGGTTTATTTAGGTGAGATGATAACCAATATTCCCTTTGAACCAGATACCCCTGCTAGCGACTTGTGTGGAAGCTGTAATCAATGTGTTAAAGCCTGTCCAACGGGTTCCTTACTAGGGGAAGGGAAAATGAATCCGAAAATATGTTTAAGTTATTTGACGCAAACAAAAGACTTTCTAGATGAAAAATATCGCGAAGTGTTGCATAATCGTTTGTATGGTTGTGATACTTGTCAGGTAGTCTGTCCGTATAATCGTGGGCATGATTTCCACTTTCATGAAGAAATGGAGCCTGATCCAGAGCTTGTTCGACCAGAATTAAAACCACTATTACACATTTCCAATCGCGCTTTTAAAGAACAGTTTGGCGATATGGCGGGTTCGTGGCGTGGGAAGAAGCCCATTCAGCGAAATGCCATCATCATTCTAGCGCGGTATAAAGATAAAACAGCTGTACCAGACTTAATCGACTGTTTGCAAAACGATCCAAGACCAGTCATCCGAGGAACTGCCGGCTGGGCGCTACGAAAAATTGGTGGAAGAGATGCCGAAGAAGCTGTCGAGCGAGCACTTCAAACCGAACAAGATGTACAAGTATTACAAGAATTAACAGTCATACCAAATTAA
- a CDS encoding HesB/YadR/YfhF family protein: MNIEVTDQANKWFHDEFDVANGNGIRLFAKYGGSNSSLHPGFSIGLTAEKPQEAAVAEKKEDLIFFIEDHDYWYFKDHDWKIDYEPKTEEVLFSFKEKVK; encoded by the coding sequence ATGAATATCGAGGTAACGGACCAAGCAAATAAATGGTTTCATGATGAGTTTGATGTAGCTAATGGTAATGGAATTCGACTTTTTGCGAAATACGGTGGTTCTAACAGTTCCTTGCATCCTGGTTTCTCTATCGGTTTAACTGCCGAAAAACCGCAAGAAGCAGCTGTAGCTGAGAAGAAAGAAGACTTAATTTTCTTCATTGAAGATCATGATTATTGGTATTTCAAAGACCACGACTGGAAAATCGACTATGAACCAAAAACGGAAGAAGTACTCTTTTCCTTTAAAGAAAAAGTGAAATGA
- a CDS encoding FadR/GntR family transcriptional regulator — MVEKIERKSLAEQVYDQIKAEITNGTWKIGERIPKEADLMAEFGISRNTLREAIRALAHIGLLETKQGDGTFVRNNSELNAIMQKRVRESTVQEILEIRHALDREAVILACDRRTEEDVETLEKYRQQCQLATEKNDVGAFVKADSALHLTIVKAAHNDLLLDMYVNILEEIQFSITSTTEMSPEANQHNGHAALVKAIEKRNKEQAAHEVTEYITLFKRIAAKNGEKK, encoded by the coding sequence ATGGTAGAAAAAATTGAACGAAAATCGCTTGCAGAGCAAGTTTATGATCAAATAAAAGCAGAAATTACTAATGGTACGTGGAAAATTGGTGAGCGTATTCCAAAAGAAGCGGATTTAATGGCTGAATTTGGCATTAGTCGTAATACGTTACGTGAAGCTATTCGCGCCCTAGCTCATATCGGTTTACTGGAAACCAAACAAGGTGACGGGACTTTTGTTCGTAACAATAGTGAACTAAATGCTATCATGCAGAAGCGTGTCCGCGAATCCACGGTTCAAGAAATCTTGGAAATTCGGCATGCACTTGACAGAGAAGCGGTTATTCTGGCCTGCGACCGACGTACGGAAGAAGATGTAGAAACACTAGAAAAATATAGACAACAATGCCAACTAGCGACTGAAAAAAATGATGTAGGCGCTTTTGTGAAAGCTGATTCTGCCCTTCATTTAACAATTGTAAAGGCAGCACATAACGATTTGTTGTTAGATATGTATGTCAATATTTTAGAAGAAATACAGTTTTCAATCACGAGTACAACCGAAATGAGTCCAGAAGCTAATCAGCATAATGGGCATGCTGCGCTTGTCAAAGCGATTGAAAAACGAAATAAAGAACAAGCAGCTCATGAAGTAACAGAGTATATTACACTTTTCAAACGAATTGCTGCTAAGAATGGAGAAAAGAAATGA
- the nfsA gene encoding oxygen-insensitive NADPH nitroreductase, whose protein sequence is MNQAIDAILGHYSVRKFEDKDLTEEALTLLIKSAQAASTSSFVQAYSIIGITDKDIREQISAIAGNQPYTVQTGQLFIFVADLARHHAILEEHQVDTAALETSEKWLVSVIDAALAAQNMAIAAESLGLGICFIGGIRNDVEQIAEILDLPPYTMPLFGLTIGHPVANKEKAKPRLPQDLVYHENSYQKMNPETLAEYDKQIKTYYNERTAGKRVEGWSEQIARGLGRPSRLDLKAFLEKQHLNQK, encoded by the coding sequence ATGAATCAGGCGATAGATGCCATTCTGGGACATTACTCAGTGCGAAAATTTGAAGACAAGGACTTAACGGAAGAAGCGTTGACCTTACTTATCAAGAGTGCACAAGCCGCATCTACATCCAGTTTTGTTCAAGCATACTCCATCATCGGAATAACAGATAAAGATATTCGGGAACAAATCTCAGCCATTGCAGGAAATCAACCATATACAGTACAAACTGGACAACTATTTATTTTCGTTGCTGATTTAGCTCGTCATCACGCCATCTTAGAAGAACACCAAGTAGACACAGCGGCACTGGAAACTTCAGAAAAATGGCTTGTTTCCGTCATAGATGCGGCACTTGCTGCGCAAAATATGGCTATCGCGGCAGAATCATTAGGACTTGGTATTTGCTTTATTGGCGGTATTCGTAACGATGTCGAACAAATCGCCGAAATACTTGATTTACCACCATATACGATGCCGTTATTTGGTCTAACAATTGGTCATCCAGTTGCTAACAAAGAAAAAGCGAAACCGAGATTACCTCAAGATTTGGTATATCACGAAAATAGTTACCAAAAAATGAATCCAGAAACTTTAGCAGAATACGATAAACAAATAAAAACTTACTACAATGAACGAACAGCAGGTAAACGAGTAGAAGGCTGGTCCGAACAAATTGCCCGCGGACTTGGAAGACCAAGCCGTTTAGATTTAAAAGCATTTTTAGAAAAACAACATTTAAATCAAAAATAA
- a CDS encoding HSP90 family protein, producing MENYSHRFQVNLAGMIDILSNHLYDEKDVYIRELLQNATDAIRARKKIDSTLEGKIHASLTGDNNEKTLIVEDNGIGLTEDEVHAFLATIANSSKGEKNFDGESSNDFIGRFGIGLLSCFIVSDEIVMISTSQKDGGTTEWRGKADGTYSVRKIETDTREPGTQVYLRLRAGLEDHPECEDVEYLINTLKKYGSSLESNIIVEMNGLEEEINSWTKQFSDKETLSTLSREQIIQYGEYILGTHFQDYFLIENESGRTFGIAYMIPHAVQMNAIRKNTVFLNKIFVTSEANNILPDWSFFAKCVIWTDELQPVASREAFYKNERLTSVASELGVALKKGIETLPEEALMKLLATHYLGFKALASEDAPFLKLIYPYLPVRTLNGEEKLGDIIAKNDVIYYTYSVDDFRQIKDIARSSGMTLINGGYSYDSPILAQLSYFVEGTEFILIEPEEMTDKLRPMTGDEEQAYQPILTEMNSMMAEFDTDVLIKHFEPKDLPIIFIHSTATQELRELERAVEETNSVFSDILESIQKEQEPAPLAHLYLNLDNELIKRLFTSGKTVKELSVIVNVLYIQALLLGHYPLKRKEMVLMNQNMLRILEML from the coding sequence ATGGAAAATTATTCTCACCGCTTTCAGGTGAACTTGGCTGGTATGATTGACATTCTCTCAAACCACCTTTATGACGAAAAAGATGTTTATATTCGCGAATTGCTGCAAAATGCAACCGATGCCATTCGTGCTAGGAAAAAAATTGATTCAACTTTAGAAGGTAAAATCCATGCATCTCTAACTGGAGATAATAATGAAAAAACATTAATTGTAGAAGACAACGGCATTGGTTTAACGGAAGATGAGGTTCACGCTTTTCTAGCTACTATTGCTAATTCATCAAAAGGCGAAAAAAACTTTGATGGAGAAAGTTCCAATGACTTTATTGGTCGTTTTGGGATTGGTTTACTTTCTTGTTTTATCGTGAGTGATGAAATTGTAATGATTTCTACCTCTCAAAAAGATGGCGGCACAACCGAGTGGCGCGGAAAAGCGGATGGTACTTATTCCGTTCGCAAAATAGAAACTGACACTCGCGAACCAGGTACGCAAGTGTATTTACGTTTACGCGCCGGTTTAGAAGATCATCCTGAATGTGAGGACGTCGAATATTTAATCAATACACTGAAAAAATATGGTTCCTCTTTGGAAAGCAATATAATAGTAGAAATGAATGGTTTAGAGGAAGAAATTAATAGTTGGACCAAACAGTTTTCTGATAAAGAAACCTTGTCAACACTTTCGAGAGAACAAATTATTCAGTACGGCGAATATATCCTTGGAACGCATTTCCAAGACTATTTCTTAATTGAAAATGAGTCAGGAAGAACGTTTGGTATTGCTTATATGATTCCACATGCTGTTCAAATGAATGCTATCCGAAAAAATACGGTATTTCTAAATAAGATTTTTGTCACCAGTGAAGCAAATAATATTTTACCAGATTGGTCATTTTTTGCTAAATGCGTGATTTGGACGGATGAACTTCAACCCGTTGCTTCCCGTGAAGCATTTTATAAAAATGAGCGGTTAACTAGTGTTGCAAGTGAGCTTGGCGTTGCTTTAAAAAAAGGAATTGAAACTCTTCCGGAAGAAGCGCTGATGAAATTATTAGCTACACATTATCTTGGTTTTAAAGCACTTGCGAGTGAAGATGCACCATTTTTAAAATTAATTTATCCTTATCTTCCAGTTCGAACTTTAAATGGCGAAGAAAAATTAGGTGATATTATCGCTAAAAATGACGTCATCTATTACACTTACTCGGTCGATGATTTTAGACAAATTAAGGATATTGCGAGATCAAGCGGCATGACACTTATTAATGGTGGTTATTCCTACGACTCGCCAATTTTAGCGCAGTTAAGTTACTTTGTGGAAGGAACTGAATTTATTTTAATCGAGCCGGAAGAAATGACGGATAAATTACGTCCAATGACAGGGGATGAAGAACAAGCTTACCAACCTATTTTGACAGAAATGAATAGTATGATGGCTGAATTTGATACAGATGTATTAATTAAACATTTTGAACCGAAAGATTTACCGATTATTTTCATCCACTCTACAGCAACACAAGAATTACGCGAACTAGAACGTGCTGTCGAAGAAACGAATTCTGTTTTTAGTGATATTTTAGAGAGCATCCAAAAAGAACAAGAACCTGCACCGCTTGCTCACTTGTATTTAAATTTGGATAACGAGCTGATTAAAAGACTTTTCACTTCTGGAAAAACAGTGAAAGAATTGTCCGTAATTGTGAATGTACTTTATATCCAAGCCTTACTATTAGGGCATTATCCGCTTAAACGGAAAGAAATGGTATTAATGAATCAAAATATGTTACGAATCTTAGAGATGCTATAG
- a CDS encoding MBL fold metallo-hydrolase, which yields MTKKLVICISLIAIFLSGCSFSEPSTSKSNITEKTLNGASFTFFDVGQGDSTLIQAEDGTTILIDTGRQDDDRILTYLKESNIKKIDLLLLTHPHADHIGNADKVIATYKPKEIWMDGLTFSSSIYEKVIDAALASDAKYKEPRRGEKATFGPFNLEVLSPDKLENDANNDSIAVKITYKDISAIFTGDAEKGREREMVDSGANLEADILDLGHHGSSTSNQPFFLDKVKPQVAVYSAEMANSYGHPHVEVLEWLKERDIKTYGTDVNGTVIIETDGEKIHVQTEKSGTPKPGSSYNKENSTQKTEDATSEELPESINLNTASSEDLQLLPLIGPALAEKIIAERPYQSIDDLKKINGIGDGIVRQIKEQGIAVTK from the coding sequence ATGACAAAGAAATTAGTAATCTGTATAAGTTTAATCGCGATATTTTTAAGCGGTTGTAGTTTTTCCGAACCATCAACGAGTAAATCGAACATTACCGAAAAAACATTGAATGGTGCAAGTTTTACATTTTTTGATGTTGGACAAGGTGATAGCACACTTATCCAAGCAGAAGATGGTACAACTATTTTGATTGATACTGGTCGCCAAGATGATGACCGTATTTTAACCTATTTAAAAGAATCGAATATAAAGAAAATAGATTTGCTGCTACTGACACACCCGCACGCAGACCATATCGGTAATGCTGATAAAGTAATCGCTACATACAAACCAAAAGAAATTTGGATGGATGGTTTAACTTTTTCTAGTAGTATTTACGAGAAAGTAATTGACGCGGCATTAGCTTCAGATGCCAAATACAAAGAACCGAGACGCGGCGAAAAAGCGACTTTTGGTCCATTTAATCTAGAGGTTTTAAGCCCTGATAAACTGGAAAATGACGCAAATAATGATTCTATCGCTGTAAAAATCACCTATAAAGATATTTCCGCTATTTTTACAGGTGACGCAGAAAAAGGTCGAGAAAGAGAAATGGTAGATAGCGGTGCCAATTTAGAAGCGGATATTTTAGATTTAGGGCACCACGGATCGTCCACATCCAACCAGCCATTTTTCCTAGATAAAGTAAAACCGCAAGTGGCTGTTTACTCTGCTGAAATGGCTAATAGTTACGGACATCCTCATGTGGAAGTGCTGGAGTGGCTAAAAGAGCGCGATATAAAAACATATGGAACAGATGTGAATGGTACGGTTATTATCGAAACCGATGGCGAAAAAATCCATGTGCAAACCGAAAAATCAGGGACACCAAAACCAGGTAGCAGCTATAATAAAGAAAATAGCACACAAAAAACAGAAGATGCAACATCCGAAGAATTACCAGAAAGCATTAATTTAAATACAGCATCTAGCGAAGATTTACAATTATTACCACTAATTGGGCCAGCGCTTGCAGAAAAAATCATTGCGGAGCGACCATATCAGTCCATAGATGACTTGAAAAAAATTAACGGCATTGGCGATGGCATTGTGCGCCAAATAAAAGAACAAGGCATTGCCGTAACAAAGTAG